One Microcebus murinus isolate Inina chromosome 10, M.murinus_Inina_mat1.0, whole genome shotgun sequence DNA segment encodes these proteins:
- the CPSF6 gene encoding cleavage and polyadenylation specificity factor subunit 6 isoform X1: MADGVDHIDIYADVGEEFNQEAEYGGHDQIDLYDDVISPSANNGDAPEDRDYMDTLPPTVGDDVGKGAAPNVVYTYTGKRIALYIGNLTWWTTDEDLTEAVHSLGVNDILEIKFFENRANGQSKGFALVGVGSEASSKKLMDLLPKRELHGQNPVVTPCNKQFLSQFEMQSRKTTQSGQMSGEGKAGPPGGSSRAAFPQGGRGRGRFPGAVPGGDRFPGPAGPGGPPPPFPGNLIKHLVKGTRPLFLETRIPWHMGHSIEEIPIFGLKAGQTPPRPPLGPPGPPGPPGPPPPGQVLPPPLAGPPNRGDRPPPPVLFPGQPFGQPPLGPLPPGPPPPVPGYGPPPGPPPPQQGPPPPPGPFPPRPPGPLGPPLTLAPPPHLPGPPPGAPPPAPHVNPAFFPPPTNSGMPTSDSRGPPPTDPYGRPPPYDRGDYGPPGREMDTARTPLSEAEFEEIMNRNRAISSSAISRAVSDASAGDYGSAIETLVTAISLIKQSKVSADDRCKVLISSLQDCLHGIESKSYGSGSRRRERSRERDHSRSREKSRRHKSRSRDRHDDYYRERSRERERHRDRDRDRDRERDREREYRHR, from the exons ATGGCGGACGGAGTGGACCACATAGACATTTACGCGGATGTGGGCGAAGAGTTCAACCAG GAAGCTGAATATGGTGGGCATGATCAGATAGATTTGTATGATGATGTCATATCTCCATCTGCAAATAATGGAGATGCCCCAGAAGACCGGGATTACATGGATACTCTCCCACCAACTGTTGGTGATGATGTGGGTAAAGGAGCGGCACCAAATGTCGTCTATACATATACTGGAAAGAGAATTGCATTATATATTGGAAATCTAACATGG TGGACAACAGATGAAGATTTAACTGAAGCAGTTCATTCTTTGGGAGTAAATGATATTTTGGagataaaattttttgaaaatcgAGCGAATGGCCAGTCAAAAgg GTTTGCCCTTGTTGGTGTTGGATCTGAAGcatcttcaaaaaaattaatggatCTGTTGCCTAAAAGAGAACTTCATGGTCAGAATCCTGTTGTAACTCCATGCAATAAACAGTTCCTGAGTCAATTTGAAATGCAGTCCAGGAAAA CTACACAATCAGGACAAATGTCTGGGGAAGGTAAAGCTGGTCCTCCAGGAGGCAGTTCACGTGCAGCATTTCCACAAGGTGGTAGAGGACGGGGCCGTTTTCCAGGGGCTGTTCCTGGTGGGGACAGATTTCCTGGGCCAGCAGGACCAGGAGGGCCACCCCCACCTTTTCCAG GAAATTTGATCAAGCATCTTGTTAAAGGAACTCGGCCTTTGTTCCTGGAAACTAGGATTCCATGGCATATGGGGCACAGCATAGAGGAAATACCCATTTTTGGCCtaaaag CTGGACAGACTCCACCACGTCCACCCTTAGGTCCTCCAGGCCCACCTGGTCCACCAGGTCCTCCACCTCCTGGTCAGGTTCTGCCTCCTCCTCTAGCTGGGCCTCCTAATCGAGGAGATCGCCCTCCACCACCAGTTCTTTTTCCTGGACAACCTTTTGGGCAGCCTCCGTTGGGTCCGCTTCCTCCTGGCCCTCCGCCTCCAGTTCCAGGCTACGGCCCCCCTCCTGGTCCACCACCTCCACAACAGGGaccacctccacctccaggcCCTTTTCCACCTCGCCCACCTGGTCCACTTGGGCCACCCCTTACACTTGCTCCTCCTCCGCATCTTCCTGGACCACCTCCAGGTGCCCCACCGCCAGCTCCACATGTGAACCCGGCTTTCTTTCCTCCACCAACTAACAGCGGCATGCCAACATCAGATAGCCGAGGTCCACCACCAACAGATCCATATGGCCGACCTCCACCATATGATAGGGGTGACTATGGCCCCCCTGGAAG ggaAATGGATACTGCAAGAACGCCATTGAGTGAAGCTGAGTTTGAGGAAATCATGAATAGAAATAGGGCAATCTCAAGCAGTGCTATTTCAAGAGCTGTGTCTGATGCCAGTGCTG GTGATTATGGGAGTGCTATTGAGACATTGGTAACtgcaatttctttaattaaacaaTCCAAAGTGTCTGCTGATGATCGTTGCAAAGTTCTTATTAGCTCTTTGCAAGATTGCCTTCATGGAATTGAGTCCAAGTCATATGGTTCTGGATCAAG aagacGTGAACGATCAAGAGAGAGGGACCATAGTAGATCACGAGAAAAGAGTCGGCGTCATAAATCCCGTAGTAGAGATCGTCATGACGATTATTATAGAGAGAGAAGTAGAGAACGAGAGAGGCACCGGGATCGTGACCGAGACCGTGACAGAGAGCGTGACCGAGAGCGAGAGTATCGTCATCGTTAG
- the CPSF6 gene encoding cleavage and polyadenylation specificity factor subunit 6 isoform X3 — MADGVDHIDIYADVGEEFNQEAEYGGHDQIDLYDDVISPSANNGDAPEDRDYMDTLPPTVGDDVGKGAAPNVVYTYTGKRIALYIGNLTWWTTDEDLTEAVHSLGVNDILEIKFFENRANGQSKGFALVGVGSEASSKKLMDLLPKRELHGQNPVVTPCNKQFLSQFEMQSRKTTQSGQMSGEGKAGPPGGSSRAAFPQGGRGRGRFPGAVPGGDRFPGPAGPGGPPPPFPAGQTPPRPPLGPPGPPGPPGPPPPGQVLPPPLAGPPNRGDRPPPPVLFPGQPFGQPPLGPLPPGPPPPVPGYGPPPGPPPPQQGPPPPPGPFPPRPPGPLGPPLTLAPPPHLPGPPPGAPPPAPHVNPAFFPPPTNSGMPTSDSRGPPPTDPYGRPPPYDRGDYGPPGREMDTARTPLSEAEFEEIMNRNRAISSSAISRAVSDASAGDYGSAIETLVTAISLIKQSKVSADDRCKVLISSLQDCLHGIESKSYGSGSRRRERSRERDHSRSREKSRRHKSRSRDRHDDYYRERSRERERHRDRDRDRDRERDREREYRHR, encoded by the exons ATGGCGGACGGAGTGGACCACATAGACATTTACGCGGATGTGGGCGAAGAGTTCAACCAG GAAGCTGAATATGGTGGGCATGATCAGATAGATTTGTATGATGATGTCATATCTCCATCTGCAAATAATGGAGATGCCCCAGAAGACCGGGATTACATGGATACTCTCCCACCAACTGTTGGTGATGATGTGGGTAAAGGAGCGGCACCAAATGTCGTCTATACATATACTGGAAAGAGAATTGCATTATATATTGGAAATCTAACATGG TGGACAACAGATGAAGATTTAACTGAAGCAGTTCATTCTTTGGGAGTAAATGATATTTTGGagataaaattttttgaaaatcgAGCGAATGGCCAGTCAAAAgg GTTTGCCCTTGTTGGTGTTGGATCTGAAGcatcttcaaaaaaattaatggatCTGTTGCCTAAAAGAGAACTTCATGGTCAGAATCCTGTTGTAACTCCATGCAATAAACAGTTCCTGAGTCAATTTGAAATGCAGTCCAGGAAAA CTACACAATCAGGACAAATGTCTGGGGAAGGTAAAGCTGGTCCTCCAGGAGGCAGTTCACGTGCAGCATTTCCACAAGGTGGTAGAGGACGGGGCCGTTTTCCAGGGGCTGTTCCTGGTGGGGACAGATTTCCTGGGCCAGCAGGACCAGGAGGGCCACCCCCACCTTTTCCAG CTGGACAGACTCCACCACGTCCACCCTTAGGTCCTCCAGGCCCACCTGGTCCACCAGGTCCTCCACCTCCTGGTCAGGTTCTGCCTCCTCCTCTAGCTGGGCCTCCTAATCGAGGAGATCGCCCTCCACCACCAGTTCTTTTTCCTGGACAACCTTTTGGGCAGCCTCCGTTGGGTCCGCTTCCTCCTGGCCCTCCGCCTCCAGTTCCAGGCTACGGCCCCCCTCCTGGTCCACCACCTCCACAACAGGGaccacctccacctccaggcCCTTTTCCACCTCGCCCACCTGGTCCACTTGGGCCACCCCTTACACTTGCTCCTCCTCCGCATCTTCCTGGACCACCTCCAGGTGCCCCACCGCCAGCTCCACATGTGAACCCGGCTTTCTTTCCTCCACCAACTAACAGCGGCATGCCAACATCAGATAGCCGAGGTCCACCACCAACAGATCCATATGGCCGACCTCCACCATATGATAGGGGTGACTATGGCCCCCCTGGAAG ggaAATGGATACTGCAAGAACGCCATTGAGTGAAGCTGAGTTTGAGGAAATCATGAATAGAAATAGGGCAATCTCAAGCAGTGCTATTTCAAGAGCTGTGTCTGATGCCAGTGCTG GTGATTATGGGAGTGCTATTGAGACATTGGTAACtgcaatttctttaattaaacaaTCCAAAGTGTCTGCTGATGATCGTTGCAAAGTTCTTATTAGCTCTTTGCAAGATTGCCTTCATGGAATTGAGTCCAAGTCATATGGTTCTGGATCAAG aagacGTGAACGATCAAGAGAGAGGGACCATAGTAGATCACGAGAAAAGAGTCGGCGTCATAAATCCCGTAGTAGAGATCGTCATGACGATTATTATAGAGAGAGAAGTAGAGAACGAGAGAGGCACCGGGATCGTGACCGAGACCGTGACAGAGAGCGTGACCGAGAGCGAGAGTATCGTCATCGTTAG
- the CPSF6 gene encoding cleavage and polyadenylation specificity factor subunit 6 isoform X2 codes for MADGVDHIDIYADVGEEFNQEAEYGGHDQIDLYDDVISPSANNGDAPEDRDYMDTLPPTVGDDVGKGAAPNVVYTYTGKRIALYIGNLTWWTTDEDLTEAVHSLGVNDILEIKFFENRANGQSKGFALVGVGSEASSKKLMDLLPKRELHGQNPVVTPCNKQFLSQFEMQSRKTTQSGQMSGEGKAGPPGGSSRAAFPQGGRGRGRFPGAVPGGDRFPGPAGPGGPPPPFPGNLIKHLVKGTRPLFLETRIPWHMGHSIEEIPIFGLKAGQTPPRPPLGPPGPPGPPGPPPPGQVLPPPLAGPPNRGDRPPPPVLFPGQPFGQPPLGPLPPGPPPPVPGYGPPPGPPPPQQGPPPPPGPFPPRPPGPLGPPLTLAPPPHLPGPPPGAPPPAPHVNPAFFPPPTNSGMPTSDSRGPPPTDPYGRPPPYDRGDYGPPGREMDTARTPLSEAEFEEIMNRNRAISSSAISRAVSDASAGDYGSAIETLVTAISLIKQSKVSADDRCKVLISSLQDCLHGIESKSYGSGSRRERSRERDHSRSREKSRRHKSRSRDRHDDYYRERSRERERHRDRDRDRDRERDREREYRHR; via the exons ATGGCGGACGGAGTGGACCACATAGACATTTACGCGGATGTGGGCGAAGAGTTCAACCAG GAAGCTGAATATGGTGGGCATGATCAGATAGATTTGTATGATGATGTCATATCTCCATCTGCAAATAATGGAGATGCCCCAGAAGACCGGGATTACATGGATACTCTCCCACCAACTGTTGGTGATGATGTGGGTAAAGGAGCGGCACCAAATGTCGTCTATACATATACTGGAAAGAGAATTGCATTATATATTGGAAATCTAACATGG TGGACAACAGATGAAGATTTAACTGAAGCAGTTCATTCTTTGGGAGTAAATGATATTTTGGagataaaattttttgaaaatcgAGCGAATGGCCAGTCAAAAgg GTTTGCCCTTGTTGGTGTTGGATCTGAAGcatcttcaaaaaaattaatggatCTGTTGCCTAAAAGAGAACTTCATGGTCAGAATCCTGTTGTAACTCCATGCAATAAACAGTTCCTGAGTCAATTTGAAATGCAGTCCAGGAAAA CTACACAATCAGGACAAATGTCTGGGGAAGGTAAAGCTGGTCCTCCAGGAGGCAGTTCACGTGCAGCATTTCCACAAGGTGGTAGAGGACGGGGCCGTTTTCCAGGGGCTGTTCCTGGTGGGGACAGATTTCCTGGGCCAGCAGGACCAGGAGGGCCACCCCCACCTTTTCCAG GAAATTTGATCAAGCATCTTGTTAAAGGAACTCGGCCTTTGTTCCTGGAAACTAGGATTCCATGGCATATGGGGCACAGCATAGAGGAAATACCCATTTTTGGCCtaaaag CTGGACAGACTCCACCACGTCCACCCTTAGGTCCTCCAGGCCCACCTGGTCCACCAGGTCCTCCACCTCCTGGTCAGGTTCTGCCTCCTCCTCTAGCTGGGCCTCCTAATCGAGGAGATCGCCCTCCACCACCAGTTCTTTTTCCTGGACAACCTTTTGGGCAGCCTCCGTTGGGTCCGCTTCCTCCTGGCCCTCCGCCTCCAGTTCCAGGCTACGGCCCCCCTCCTGGTCCACCACCTCCACAACAGGGaccacctccacctccaggcCCTTTTCCACCTCGCCCACCTGGTCCACTTGGGCCACCCCTTACACTTGCTCCTCCTCCGCATCTTCCTGGACCACCTCCAGGTGCCCCACCGCCAGCTCCACATGTGAACCCGGCTTTCTTTCCTCCACCAACTAACAGCGGCATGCCAACATCAGATAGCCGAGGTCCACCACCAACAGATCCATATGGCCGACCTCCACCATATGATAGGGGTGACTATGGCCCCCCTGGAAG ggaAATGGATACTGCAAGAACGCCATTGAGTGAAGCTGAGTTTGAGGAAATCATGAATAGAAATAGGGCAATCTCAAGCAGTGCTATTTCAAGAGCTGTGTCTGATGCCAGTGCTG GTGATTATGGGAGTGCTATTGAGACATTGGTAACtgcaatttctttaattaaacaaTCCAAAGTGTCTGCTGATGATCGTTGCAAAGTTCTTATTAGCTCTTTGCAAGATTGCCTTCATGGAATTGAGTCCAAGTCATATGGTTCTGGATCAAG acGTGAACGATCAAGAGAGAGGGACCATAGTAGATCACGAGAAAAGAGTCGGCGTCATAAATCCCGTAGTAGAGATCGTCATGACGATTATTATAGAGAGAGAAGTAGAGAACGAGAGAGGCACCGGGATCGTGACCGAGACCGTGACAGAGAGCGTGACCGAGAGCGAGAGTATCGTCATCGTTAG
- the CPSF6 gene encoding cleavage and polyadenylation specificity factor subunit 6 isoform X4 produces the protein MADGVDHIDIYADVGEEFNQEAEYGGHDQIDLYDDVISPSANNGDAPEDRDYMDTLPPTVGDDVGKGAAPNVVYTYTGKRIALYIGNLTWWTTDEDLTEAVHSLGVNDILEIKFFENRANGQSKGFALVGVGSEASSKKLMDLLPKRELHGQNPVVTPCNKQFLSQFEMQSRKTTQSGQMSGEGKAGPPGGSSRAAFPQGGRGRGRFPGAVPGGDRFPGPAGPGGPPPPFPAGQTPPRPPLGPPGPPGPPGPPPPGQVLPPPLAGPPNRGDRPPPPVLFPGQPFGQPPLGPLPPGPPPPVPGYGPPPGPPPPQQGPPPPPGPFPPRPPGPLGPPLTLAPPPHLPGPPPGAPPPAPHVNPAFFPPPTNSGMPTSDSRGPPPTDPYGRPPPYDRGDYGPPGREMDTARTPLSEAEFEEIMNRNRAISSSAISRAVSDASAGDYGSAIETLVTAISLIKQSKVSADDRCKVLISSLQDCLHGIESKSYGSGSRRERSRERDHSRSREKSRRHKSRSRDRHDDYYRERSRERERHRDRDRDRDRERDREREYRHR, from the exons ATGGCGGACGGAGTGGACCACATAGACATTTACGCGGATGTGGGCGAAGAGTTCAACCAG GAAGCTGAATATGGTGGGCATGATCAGATAGATTTGTATGATGATGTCATATCTCCATCTGCAAATAATGGAGATGCCCCAGAAGACCGGGATTACATGGATACTCTCCCACCAACTGTTGGTGATGATGTGGGTAAAGGAGCGGCACCAAATGTCGTCTATACATATACTGGAAAGAGAATTGCATTATATATTGGAAATCTAACATGG TGGACAACAGATGAAGATTTAACTGAAGCAGTTCATTCTTTGGGAGTAAATGATATTTTGGagataaaattttttgaaaatcgAGCGAATGGCCAGTCAAAAgg GTTTGCCCTTGTTGGTGTTGGATCTGAAGcatcttcaaaaaaattaatggatCTGTTGCCTAAAAGAGAACTTCATGGTCAGAATCCTGTTGTAACTCCATGCAATAAACAGTTCCTGAGTCAATTTGAAATGCAGTCCAGGAAAA CTACACAATCAGGACAAATGTCTGGGGAAGGTAAAGCTGGTCCTCCAGGAGGCAGTTCACGTGCAGCATTTCCACAAGGTGGTAGAGGACGGGGCCGTTTTCCAGGGGCTGTTCCTGGTGGGGACAGATTTCCTGGGCCAGCAGGACCAGGAGGGCCACCCCCACCTTTTCCAG CTGGACAGACTCCACCACGTCCACCCTTAGGTCCTCCAGGCCCACCTGGTCCACCAGGTCCTCCACCTCCTGGTCAGGTTCTGCCTCCTCCTCTAGCTGGGCCTCCTAATCGAGGAGATCGCCCTCCACCACCAGTTCTTTTTCCTGGACAACCTTTTGGGCAGCCTCCGTTGGGTCCGCTTCCTCCTGGCCCTCCGCCTCCAGTTCCAGGCTACGGCCCCCCTCCTGGTCCACCACCTCCACAACAGGGaccacctccacctccaggcCCTTTTCCACCTCGCCCACCTGGTCCACTTGGGCCACCCCTTACACTTGCTCCTCCTCCGCATCTTCCTGGACCACCTCCAGGTGCCCCACCGCCAGCTCCACATGTGAACCCGGCTTTCTTTCCTCCACCAACTAACAGCGGCATGCCAACATCAGATAGCCGAGGTCCACCACCAACAGATCCATATGGCCGACCTCCACCATATGATAGGGGTGACTATGGCCCCCCTGGAAG ggaAATGGATACTGCAAGAACGCCATTGAGTGAAGCTGAGTTTGAGGAAATCATGAATAGAAATAGGGCAATCTCAAGCAGTGCTATTTCAAGAGCTGTGTCTGATGCCAGTGCTG GTGATTATGGGAGTGCTATTGAGACATTGGTAACtgcaatttctttaattaaacaaTCCAAAGTGTCTGCTGATGATCGTTGCAAAGTTCTTATTAGCTCTTTGCAAGATTGCCTTCATGGAATTGAGTCCAAGTCATATGGTTCTGGATCAAG acGTGAACGATCAAGAGAGAGGGACCATAGTAGATCACGAGAAAAGAGTCGGCGTCATAAATCCCGTAGTAGAGATCGTCATGACGATTATTATAGAGAGAGAAGTAGAGAACGAGAGAGGCACCGGGATCGTGACCGAGACCGTGACAGAGAGCGTGACCGAGAGCGAGAGTATCGTCATCGTTAG